GGTCAGGTTGAGCGCCCCACGGAAAAATATATTGGTGCGGCGGAAATTGCCAAGCAACTGGAGGCGGAAAAACATTATGAGGTGGACGAAAAAGATCGCAATGTGATCCTGACCGATGAGGGATTTGAAGAGTCTGAGCAACTTTTGGGTGTAACCGATCTCTACGATCAAGATGATCCCTGGGCGCATTATGTATTTAATGCAATCAAAGCAAAAGAGTTGTTCAAGAAAGACGTTAACTACATTGTGCGCGATGGTGAAGTGACGATCGTGGATGAATTCACCGGGCGGGTGATGCCAGGTCGGCGCTGGAGTGATGGCTTGCACCAGGCGATCGAAGCTAAAGAGGGCGCAAAAATCGAAAATGAAACCCAAACCCTCGCTTCCATTACCTATCAAAACTTCTTCCTGCTCTATCCCAAGCTGGCGGGCATGACCGGGACAGCCAAGACCGAAGAAGCGGAGTTGGGCAAAATCTATAATCTGGAAGTAACCGCGATCGACACCAATCGTCCCACGCGGCGGGTTGATATTGCCGATGCGGTCTATAAAACTGAAGCAGCTAAATGGCGCGCCGTAGCTGGTAATTGCCAGGAAATGTATGAGCTGGGTCGCCCCGTACTGGTGGGGACTACCAGTGTGGAAAAATCTGAGGTGCTATCCAGGCTGTTGCAGCAAGCAGAGATTCCCCATAATTTGCTCAATGCCAAGCCGGAGAATGTGGAACGGGAAGCGGAAATCGTGGCTCAAGCGGGACGTAAGGGCTCAGTTACGATCGCTACTAACATGGCCGGTCGCGGTACTGACATTATTCTGGGTGGCAATGCCGACTATATGGCAAGGCTGAAAATGCGTGAGTATTTCATGCCCCAGATTGTGCGCCCCGAAGATGATAGCTTGATGGCCAGAGGTCGTGGCGCGATGCCCACCAGACAGCAGGGCGGCCAGGGCTTTAGTGGTGAAGCGGAGCCAAAGAAAAGCTGGAAGGCGGCCACCGATCGACTTTTCCCCACTGAGCTATCCGACGAATCTAAAAATACACTCAAAGCGGCAGTTAATCTTGGTGTTGAGACCTTAGGGTCACAGAGCATTACGGAGCTGGAAGCCGAAGAAATGTTGGCGATCGCTTCTGAAAAAGGGCCGATCGATGATCCAGTAGTGATCAAGCTGCGCGAGGCTTTTAATCTAATTCGGAAAGAATATTCCAACTACACTGATGCAGAGCACGATGAAGTAATTGAGCTGGGCGGATTGCATGTGATTGGCACCGAACGCCATGAATCGCGCCGGATTGATAACCAGTTGCGCGGTCGTTGTGGTAGGCAAGGTGACCCTGGTTCAACCTTATTTTTCTTGAGCCTGGAAGATAACCTGATGCGCATCTTTGCTGGCGATCGAGTCAAGGCTTTGATGAATGCATTCCGGGTAGAAGAGGATTTACCAATCAGTTCTGGCTTACTCACCCGCAGCCTGGAAACGGCTCAGAAGAAGGTGGAGACCCATTACTACGACATGCGCAAACGTGTGTTTGAGTATGATGAGGTGATGAATAATCAACGCCGGGCGATCTATGCGGAGCGCCGCCGCGTGCTAGAAGGTGAGGATCTGCGTGGGCGGGTGATTGAATATGCGGAGCGCACCATGGATGACATTGTCGAAGCCTATGTCAATCCCGATCTACCACCGGAAGAGTGGGATATTACCAGCATGACCAATAAGGTAAAAGAATTTGTGAACCTGTTGCAAGATCTTGAGCCAGAACACCTTGATGATATGTTTATGCCAGAAATAAAAGCTTTTCTGCGCGAAGAGGTACGCCGCGTCTATGAGATCAAAGAAGCCAAGATTGATTCAATTCAGCCAGGTTTAATGCGGCGGGTGGAGCGATTCTTTATTTTGCAGCAGATTGATATGCTGTGGCGTGAGCACCTGCAGGCGATGGAAGCATTACGAGAGGCGATCTCCCTGCGTGGCTATGGCCAAAAAGACCCATTGGTGGAATATAAAAGTGAAGGCTATGAGGTCTTTTTAGACATGATGACCAATATTCGCCGCAATGTGGTTTATTCGATCTTTGAGTACGATCCACAACCACAACCGCAGCAAATCACGGCTGAATTTGTCTAGTTTTGGCCTGGTTACTTGTAAGCAATAAGAAGCTATTGAATTATATTCAAGCAGCGCAAATCTAGGCTGAACCGCGTAAAACGGAACAACTAAAAATGTTTATTGGTCAGAGAGCTTGTGCATCATCACAGGCTCTCATGTTTTTTATTAATCACCGTCAATTTCAATCGAATCCTAGAAAAAAATCTAAACATAATACGATCGACCAGGCTTTAGATCGATCGCCATACCTCTATCTCATCTGTAATCCGTTAGTCCGTTTGGTTAAATTCCCTCAGCCAATACAACGAGCTATAAAAATAGCGATCGCCGCATGTCTATGGCTTGCCCTACCAATCAAACCAAGTATGGCCAATGATTATTCATATCTACCCCGCAGTTATATTGGCACTTCCGAGTTACTCACCGCCGAAGATTCACCCCTGGCGATCGGCGATACATTTAAATCCTTTAGCGAGCTAAGTGATTATGGCGATCGAGTCATGCCAAATATTACTGGCCGTTTGAAAATGGGTAGCTTTTCGTTGCGCACTTCACTTTTAGTAAACGAAACCCAAACCGCATTGGTGCCAGCCCTCTCCTTTGATCTACCCGTAGGCCAATTCACCAATGTTTATGTGGGCGCGGGGGGATTAATCCGCAAGGAAACCACCACCACCGGCGATCGGCACAGCCGCGATTTTGCGCTGCAACCGGGTGCAGAAATGAGCCTGAATCGAAATTTATTGTTATATGGCAATCTGGTGATCCCCTTCGATCGGCAATGGCAAGTCGATCAAACCCGCACTTCAATCCAGGGTGGAATCGGGATTCAGTTTTAGCTAACTAAATTCTTAAAATTGCGATGGCATCCCCTAAATTAACTTATATAAAAGCAAGCGTGCTCCATAAAGACGGCAAATGCTATGATTTAGACGCTTATCGGAGCGGATAGAAAAGCCTGATAATAGGGTTTACTAGAGGTTAATAAGGATTAGGTAGTAGTGGCACAGACAAAAACACTCAGCGATCGTGACTATGCACCTTTGTTCAACTTAGCCAACCAAAATAACCAGCGGTATAAATTACATGAACATGCTGGTAAGGTGGTGGTGCTGTTTTTCTATGCCAGCGATCGCCTGCCTGCCTGTCAAAAGATTGCCCAATCGTTTCAGGCCAAAATCGAGCAATTCCACAAGCTAGGCGTTGAAGTAGCATCGATCGCCCCTGATTCAGTATCTGAACGAGCCGAATTTGCCCAATCCCAGGGCATCTCGTTCCCTCTACTAGCAGATCAAAATGCCAAAATATGCAAAGAATATGGCATCTTGCATGAACAGCAAGCCGAGGGCAGAACTGATTATGTTTTCCATCGCGCCATATTTTTGATCAATCCCAATTTGCGCATCTTTAAAATTTATAATGCCGCTAGTCTGGCTGATCCTGCCGCTGCTGTCTTGAGCGATATTACAGAAATGTTCCCGTCCCAGGTGCCCCAACATTTGGTAAATCATGCACCGGTATTATTAATCCCCAATGTGATTTCGCCGGAATTCTGTCAGGAGCTAATTGATGTCTGGCATACCAGGGGCAATCAGGATTCTGGGTTTATGCGCTCTGAGGGTGAAAAGACAGTGGGTTATCTGGACTATGAACATAAAATTCGCCGCGATCATTTCGTGCGGGAAGGACAACTGCGCGATCGAATCGATCGGATCATGAATCGTCGGGTTTTCCCAGAAATAAAAAAAGCTTTTTGCTATGAAGTGACCCGCCGCGAAGCCTATAAGATCGCCTGCTATAACTCGGCATCCGGCGGCTATTTTCGACCCCACCGCGATAATTTAACCGGCGGCACTGCCCACCGTAAGTTTGCCATGACCCTCAATCTCAATGTGGAGGAATATGAGGGAGGGTATTTGAAATTTGCGGAATATGGCCCCCATTTATATAAACCAACCACTGGAAGCGCGGTGATCTTTAGTTGCTCATTGCTCCATGAGGCCACTGATGTGACTGCTGGCATTAGGTTTGCATTGCTTAGTTTCTTTTATAGCGACAATGAGGCGCAGCACCGGACTGAATATGAAACCAAGGCAAAAAATGATTACGCTCAGGTTGTGGTTAAGCATTAGAGCTTTGGCACTAAAGTAAATACCCTTCTTATACTTGCGATCGGTCAAAAAACCCGAAATCACATAAAAGCAAAGCCCCCGATCATGTTCAGGGGCTTTAACTATTTAATTAGTAGGTTAATTAGTAGGGCAAACCTCAGTTAGAAATTAAATTAGACTATTTTACTAGCTCAATTCCAACTTGATTTAAATAACCTACTTATCCAATGCCGGCATTTCCAATACAGCTTCAGTCTCACGGGTAATACCTTTCTCGAACCCAGCTACGGCAGCACGGGCACGACCAGCATGCCAGAGGTGACCAACCAGGAACATGAAAGATAGCACGAAGTGAGAAGTAGACAACCAGGAACGGGGCGAAACAAAGTTCACCGCGTTGATTTCGGTAATAACACCACCAACTGAGTTCAAGGAACCCAAAGGAGCATGGGTCATATATTCAGCGGCACGACGAATCTGCCAGGGCTGAATGTCATTTTGCAGCTTGTCGATATCCAAGCCATTAGGACCACGTAGGGGCTCCAACCAGGGAGCACGCAAATCCCAGAAACGCATTGTTTCACCACCAAAGATAACTTCTCCAGTAGGCGATCGCATCAAATACTTACCCAAACCAGTCGGGCCTTGCGAAGTACCAATGTTAGCACCTAGCTTTTGGTCGCGAACAATAAAGGTAAATGCTTGCGATTGTGAGGCTTCAGCACTAGTTGGGCCATAGAATTCACTAGGATATACGGTGTTGTTAAACCAAACAAAGCAAGTAGCGATAAATGCCATCAAAGACAGGGCACCAAGGCTGTAGGAAAGATAAGCTTCACCGGACCAGATCGAAGCACGACGAGACCAGCCAAAGGGCTTGGTCAAAATATGCCAGATACCGCCACCGATGCAGATTAAACCAATCCAAATATGACCGCCAACCACATCTTCCAGGTTATTCACACCAACCATGTTACCTTTGCCGCCAAAGGGAGAAGCAAGCACATAGCCAAAGATTTTAACCGGGTTGAGGGTGGGGTTAGTGATGATTCTGACATCACCACCACCAGGAGCCCAGGTATCATAAAGACCACCAACGAACATAGCCTTGATTACTAGCAAGAGCGCACCACAACCAAGCAGGATCAGGTGGAAACCGATGATCGAAGTCATCTTATCCTTGTCCTTCCAGTCATAGCCAAAAAAGTCGGAATAGCTCTCTAGGGCTTCAGGGCCACGTAGGGCATGGTAAATACCACCTAAGCCAAGTACGGCAGATGAGATCAGGTGTAAAACCCCTACTACAAAGTATGGAAAAGTATTGATAACTTCACCACCAGGGCCAACACCCCAGCCTTGAGCAGCCAGGTGAGGCAAAAGAATCAAGCCCTGCTCATACATGGGCTTTTCGGGCACAAAGTGAGATACCTCAAACAAGGTCATCGCCCCTGCCCAGAATACAATCAGGCCAGCATGGGCGACATGGGCACCCAGCAGTTTGCCAGATAAGTTGATCAGGCGAGCATTCCCAGACCACCATGCAAATCCAGTGGTGTCTTGGGTACGGCCGCCAACTCCCAATTCATTAAAATTGATAGTTGTTGTCACGAAGGATTTCTCCTCTACTACTCTCTATCTAAAACAAGAAAACAAAAAACGAACATTTAGCAATTATTTATGATTGCTGATTAAACATTAGAGCCTAGGAATTAGGGTATCTAGCTAGTTGATTTTGATTCACTACTAAATACAATAATTCATTTTTAGTAACTTTTAGAACCAGTGGCCAGTCGCTACATGCACATCGGCTGAACAACTGACCACTGCAATACTAACCTTAACGCGGTACTAGCCGAATTTGACCAAATCACCAAAGTTATAGGGCGTTACCACGAGGTAGAACTTCTTCAGGGAAGACAAACCCACGACCAATTTGATCTTGGGGAGCCATCCAAGCACGAATACCATCGTTTAGCAGCAAGTTCTTGGTGTAGAAAGTTTCAAATTCAGGGTCTTCCGCTGCGCGAATTTCCTGGGAAACAAAGTCATAGGCACGCAAGTTGACAGCCACACCAACGATCCCAATGCTAGCCATCCACAAGCCCATGACTGGTACAAATAGCATAAAGAAGTGCAACCAGCGCTTGTTGGAGAAAGCAATACCAAAGATTTGGCTCCAGAACCGGTTAGCAGTAACCATGGAGTAGGTTTCTTCAGCTTGGGTTGGGGTGAACTGTACAAACGTGTTTGCACCCTCACCATCTTGATACAGGGTGTTTTCAACCGTTGCACCATGAATCGCACAAAGTAATGCTCCACCCAGGATACCAGCCACGCCCATCATGTGGAATGGATTGAGAGTCCAGTTGTGGAAACCTTGGAAGAATAGGATGAAACGGAAGATACCGGCTACACCGAAACTAGGTGCAAAGAACCAACCAGCTTGACCCAAAGGATATAGCAAGAACACCGAGGTGAATACGGCGATCGGGCCAGAAAATGCGATCGCATTATATGGACGGATACCGACCAAGCGAGCAATTTCAAACTGACGCAGCATAAAGCCAATTAAGGCAAATGCACCATGCAGGGCAACGAAGGTCCAGAGACCACCGATTTGACACCAGCGGGTAAAGTCACCTTGGGCTTCAGGCCCCCACAGGAATAAGAGAGAGTGGCCAAAGCTGAGTGCAGGTGTAGAAACAGCTACAGTCAAGAAGTTGGCACCCTCTAGATAGCTAGAAGCAAGTCCGTGGGTATACCAAGAAGTAACAAAAGTAGTACCAGTCAACCAGCCACCCAGAGATAGGAAAGCGGTTGGGAATAGCAACAAGCCACTCCAGCCTACGAATACAAAACGGTCTTTTTTAAGCCAATCGTCGAGGACATCAAACCATCCTCTTCCGGCTTGTTGAGACCGACCAATTGCGATGGTCATAGATACAAACCCCTCTAAATCTTTTCCTCAATTGATATAATTACAGAATTTTTTATTCCGCTTTCTAATACTCGATATTTCGCAAAACACAGCAGTAAATTGCCGATCTGCAAGGGAGTTAGTAGTATTTGCAATCTAAAAAAAATAGATTTACAAGTCTAAAAATATAGATAGATATTTATATAGGCAGTTGCTAAATACAACTATACTAACTTTAACCTAAGCATAGGTACAATAATCACCGCTGGATATGCGATTTTCAAGTCAGAGTGCGGGTAGCAGATATGGGCAGAACTTAAAATTCATGCCAAGCCATGCACTGCCATGCTAAGGGAGAAACTAAATCCCTCAAATATTGAGTGTTAGAGATATACGAGTATCTTAACACAACTTTACTTTCAGCCCAAAAACCTTTACATAGTTACTTTTTAGCGATCGCATACCAACCTTATAAGCACTCAATCAATTGCAGGGCAAGCATCCTAGTACTTTGGCTGTATAGACAAATACTTCGCAACACTTCGCAAAGTTTACATTTTCTTAATCTTTTTTTGGTGCTGTTTGATAAGAATCACCTGGTTTCGGGGTATTATTATAGGTATTATTACCCAATTTATTCCTTGCCGATCGCCACAGAATTGGTAGGATTGCCAAAAT
The sequence above is a segment of the Pseudanabaena sp. PCC 7367 genome. Coding sequences within it:
- the secA gene encoding preprotein translocase subunit SecA, which translates into the protein MLNLKAIFGDPNKRKLDKFRPDVALINSLEEEMHALSDEELQAKTNEFRERIEKGEDLDEILPEAFAVVREAGIRVLGMRHYDVQLIGGMVLHKGEIAEMRTGEGKTLVSTLPSYLNAVSGKGVHIVTVNDYLARRDAEWMGQIHRFMGLSVGLIQQGMDPAERQRNYACDITYATNSELGFDYLRDNMATAMQDVVQRPFNYCVIDEVDSVLIDEARTPLIISGQVERPTEKYIGAAEIAKQLEAEKHYEVDEKDRNVILTDEGFEESEQLLGVTDLYDQDDPWAHYVFNAIKAKELFKKDVNYIVRDGEVTIVDEFTGRVMPGRRWSDGLHQAIEAKEGAKIENETQTLASITYQNFFLLYPKLAGMTGTAKTEEAELGKIYNLEVTAIDTNRPTRRVDIADAVYKTEAAKWRAVAGNCQEMYELGRPVLVGTTSVEKSEVLSRLLQQAEIPHNLLNAKPENVEREAEIVAQAGRKGSVTIATNMAGRGTDIILGGNADYMARLKMREYFMPQIVRPEDDSLMARGRGAMPTRQQGGQGFSGEAEPKKSWKAATDRLFPTELSDESKNTLKAAVNLGVETLGSQSITELEAEEMLAIASEKGPIDDPVVIKLREAFNLIRKEYSNYTDAEHDEVIELGGLHVIGTERHESRRIDNQLRGRCGRQGDPGSTLFFLSLEDNLMRIFAGDRVKALMNAFRVEEDLPISSGLLTRSLETAQKKVETHYYDMRKRVFEYDEVMNNQRRAIYAERRRVLEGEDLRGRVIEYAERTMDDIVEAYVNPDLPPEEWDITSMTNKVKEFVNLLQDLEPEHLDDMFMPEIKAFLREEVRRVYEIKEAKIDSIQPGLMRRVERFFILQQIDMLWREHLQAMEALREAISLRGYGQKDPLVEYKSEGYEVFLDMMTNIRRNVVYSIFEYDPQPQPQQITAEFV
- a CDS encoding redoxin domain-containing protein; amino-acid sequence: MAQTKTLSDRDYAPLFNLANQNNQRYKLHEHAGKVVVLFFYASDRLPACQKIAQSFQAKIEQFHKLGVEVASIAPDSVSERAEFAQSQGISFPLLADQNAKICKEYGILHEQQAEGRTDYVFHRAIFLINPNLRIFKIYNAASLADPAAAVLSDITEMFPSQVPQHLVNHAPVLLIPNVISPEFCQELIDVWHTRGNQDSGFMRSEGEKTVGYLDYEHKIRRDHFVREGQLRDRIDRIMNRRVFPEIKKAFCYEVTRREAYKIACYNSASGGYFRPHRDNLTGGTAHRKFAMTLNLNVEEYEGGYLKFAEYGPHLYKPTTGSAVIFSCSLLHEATDVTAGIRFALLSFFYSDNEAQHRTEYETKAKNDYAQVVVKH
- the psbC gene encoding photosystem II reaction center protein CP43, with amino-acid sequence MTTTINFNELGVGGRTQDTTGFAWWSGNARLINLSGKLLGAHVAHAGLIVFWAGAMTLFEVSHFVPEKPMYEQGLILLPHLAAQGWGVGPGGEVINTFPYFVVGVLHLISSAVLGLGGIYHALRGPEALESYSDFFGYDWKDKDKMTSIIGFHLILLGCGALLLVIKAMFVGGLYDTWAPGGGDVRIITNPTLNPVKIFGYVLASPFGGKGNMVGVNNLEDVVGGHIWIGLICIGGGIWHILTKPFGWSRRASIWSGEAYLSYSLGALSLMAFIATCFVWFNNTVYPSEFYGPTSAEASQSQAFTFIVRDQKLGANIGTSQGPTGLGKYLMRSPTGEVIFGGETMRFWDLRAPWLEPLRGPNGLDIDKLQNDIQPWQIRRAAEYMTHAPLGSLNSVGGVITEINAVNFVSPRSWLSTSHFVLSFMFLVGHLWHAGRARAAVAGFEKGITRETEAVLEMPALDK
- the psbD gene encoding photosystem II D2 protein (photosystem q(a) protein): MTIAIGRSQQAGRGWFDVLDDWLKKDRFVFVGWSGLLLFPTAFLSLGGWLTGTTFVTSWYTHGLASSYLEGANFLTVAVSTPALSFGHSLLFLWGPEAQGDFTRWCQIGGLWTFVALHGAFALIGFMLRQFEIARLVGIRPYNAIAFSGPIAVFTSVFLLYPLGQAGWFFAPSFGVAGIFRFILFFQGFHNWTLNPFHMMGVAGILGGALLCAIHGATVENTLYQDGEGANTFVQFTPTQAEETYSMVTANRFWSQIFGIAFSNKRWLHFFMLFVPVMGLWMASIGIVGVAVNLRAYDFVSQEIRAAEDPEFETFYTKNLLLNDGIRAWMAPQDQIGRGFVFPEEVLPRGNAL